A single genomic interval of Hevea brasiliensis isolate MT/VB/25A 57/8 chromosome 4, ASM3005281v1, whole genome shotgun sequence harbors:
- the LOC110667658 gene encoding LOW QUALITY PROTEIN: UDP-glycosyltransferase 79B6 (The sequence of the model RefSeq protein was modified relative to this genomic sequence to represent the inferred CDS: inserted 4 bases in 3 codons; substituted 1 base at 1 genomic stop codon): MADTMRSNHVAMFPWFAHGHFIPYLHLANKLAEKGCKVSFLLPKGAEPKLTQLNQHPNLIHFFPLMVPHVDGLPPGAETVSDVPFTLHYHLCTAMDQTQDQVKTILGTIKPKFVLYDFAYWVAYFGQELGFKSISYSVVCAASQALRVVPSKKMINXEEMMQTSAGYPSSTVVPRLDETAQAKVFSEEYGSGISFYERMTSSNKQSDAFAIRSCYEIEGPFIDYLSQQYDKPVLLKGPLLPEKPVSLLEEKXAKWLSKFEAGSVVYCAXGTQIVLEKNQFQELLLGFELCGLPFLVALTPPNGCLTIEEAFPEEFQERIEGRGWASGCWVPQPQILEHPSVGCFVSHCGFGSMWESLLSKCQIVLVPHLGDQIVNTMLMVEELKVAIEVKKGENGWISKESLSNAIQSVMSSNSEVGTMVKSNHAKWNKIXSSRDLQETYLNNFIKNLLTLCDESND; the protein is encoded by the exons ATGGCAGATACCATGAGATCAAATCATGTAGCTATGTTTCCATGGTTTGCGCATGGCCATTTCATACCATATCTTCACCTTGCTAACAAGCTTGCTGAGAAAGGCTGCAAAGTCTCTTTCTTGTTGCCCAAAGGAGCAGAACCCAAGCTAACCCAACTCAACCAACACCCCaatctcattcacttctttccttTGATGGTTCCTCATGTGGATGGCCTCCCTCCTGGTGCTGAAACAGTCTCTGATGTACCCTTTACTCTTCATTATCATCTTTGCACAGCCATGGACCAAACACAAGACCAAGTTAAAACCATTTTGGGCACTATCAAGCCTAAATTTGTGTTGTATGATTTTGCCTACTGGGTTGCTTACTTTGGTCAAGAATTAGGCTTCAAGTCCATTTCGTATAGTGTAGTTTGTGCCGCTTCACAAGCTCTTCGTGTGGTGCCTTCTAAGAAGATGATTAA AGAAGAGATGATGCAGACATCTGCTGGTTATCCTTCTTCAACAGTGGTACCGAGACTAGATGAAACTGCCCAGGCAAAAGTATTCTCGGAGGAGTATGGGAGTGGCATTTCATTTTATGAGCGAATGACAAGTAGCAACAAACAGAGCGATGCCTTTGCAATCAGAAGCTGCTATGAAATTGAGGGTCCTTTTATTGACTACCTTTCACAGCAGTATGACAAGCCAGTGTTGCTAAAAGGACCTCTCCTCCCTGAAAAACCCGTATCACTGCTTGAAGAGAAATAGGCTAAATGGCTATCCAAGTTTGAAGCTGGTTCCGTGGTGTACTGTG TTGGGACCCAAATCGTACTAGAAAAGAATCAGTTTCAAGAACTGCTTCTTGGATTCGAGTTATGTGGGCTGCCATTTCTTGTCGCTTTAACACCACCAAATGGATGCTTAACAATTGAAGAAGCATTTCCAGAGGAATTTCAGGAGAGGATTGAAGGAAGAGGATGGGCGTCAGGGTGCTGGGTTCCACAGCCACAAATACTAGAGCACCCATCTGTTGGGTGCTTCGTCAGCCACTGCGGCTTTGGTTCAATGTGGGAGTCACTGCTGAGCAAGTGCCAAATAGTTCTCGTACCACATTTGGGCGATCAGATTGTAAACACCATGCTAATGGTAGAAGAACTTAAAGTTGCAATAGAAGTGAAGAAAGGAGAAAATGGGTGGATTTCCAAGGAGAGCTTGAGCAACGCAATCCAATCTGTTATGAGCTCAAATAGCGAAGTGGGTACGATGGTGAAGAGCAATCATGCCAAGTGGAACAAAA CCTCCAGCAGAGACTTGCAAGAAACGTATCTCAATAATTTCATCAAGAATCTTCTTACTCTTTGCGATGAATCGAATGACTAA